The following proteins come from a genomic window of Tepidiforma thermophila:
- a CDS encoding YbaK/EbsC family protein: MTPPERVAQALAALGLPAEVRTFEQSTATAGEAAAAVGCAPGQIVKTLFFLADGRPTMVLMAGDRQVDTAALAEILGVSRKRLKMGTAEEVREYTGYEVGGVAPVGWPRPADVVIDDSLRRFETVWAAAGAPNAVFAAPLAALAAAIGGQWAAIAKERA, encoded by the coding sequence ATGACGCCGCCGGAACGGGTGGCGCAAGCGCTGGCAGCCCTGGGCCTCCCCGCGGAGGTGCGCACCTTCGAGCAAAGCACGGCAACGGCCGGGGAGGCTGCCGCGGCAGTGGGCTGTGCCCCGGGGCAGATCGTTAAGACGCTGTTCTTCCTGGCCGATGGGCGGCCGACGATGGTGCTCATGGCGGGCGACCGGCAGGTCGACACGGCGGCGCTGGCGGAGATCCTGGGCGTGAGCCGGAAGCGGCTGAAGATGGGCACCGCGGAGGAGGTGCGGGAGTATACGGGCTACGAGGTGGGCGGGGTTGCGCCGGTCGGCTGGCCTCGGCCGGCGGATGTGGTCATCGACGACTCGCTGCGGCGGTTCGAGACAGTTTGGGCGGCTGCCGGTGCACCGAACGCGGTGTTCGCGGCGCCCCTCGCGGCGTTGGCGGCAGCGATCGGCGGGCAGTGGGCGGCGATTGCGAAGGAGCGGGCGTGA
- a CDS encoding decaprenyl-phosphate phosphoribosyltransferase: MSAEPGPRGGTLRALVAAMRPYQWPKNAVVFAAFVFSAGEAWTPGDPGTWWPLLWRSMVVFGLWCLAASATYLVNDVRDREADRLHPRKRYRPIAQGALSPRLAVGAAVVLGAAGVAGATVVDAMAGLVLAGYLAAMTFYSLGLKRVAILDILLLSAGVVGRAVSGAAAIEVDISPWLYVCSSFAAFFFATTKRWAEFRQLGAEAARHRPSLAAYNAEVLELMLGVSAAGALLSYSLYTIESARVPEDGSMALTIPFVVFALFRFLLLMSGPRQADAPDRVLFTDPQLLLAVAGFTATAFAVLLAHG, translated from the coding sequence GTGAGCGCGGAGCCGGGGCCGCGCGGCGGGACGCTGCGCGCACTGGTCGCGGCGATGCGGCCGTACCAGTGGCCGAAGAATGCGGTGGTGTTTGCGGCGTTCGTGTTCAGCGCGGGGGAGGCCTGGACGCCGGGCGACCCGGGGACGTGGTGGCCGCTGCTGTGGCGGTCGATGGTGGTGTTTGGGCTGTGGTGCCTGGCGGCTTCGGCGACGTACCTGGTGAACGACGTGCGCGACCGGGAAGCGGACCGGCTGCACCCGCGGAAACGGTACCGCCCGATTGCGCAGGGGGCGCTTTCCCCGCGCCTTGCGGTCGGTGCGGCGGTTGTGCTGGGCGCGGCGGGCGTTGCGGGGGCCACCGTCGTCGACGCCATGGCGGGGCTGGTGCTGGCCGGATACCTGGCGGCGATGACGTTCTACTCGCTGGGGCTGAAGCGGGTGGCGATCCTCGACATCCTGCTGCTCAGTGCGGGGGTCGTGGGGCGGGCGGTGAGCGGCGCGGCGGCGATCGAGGTGGACATCAGCCCGTGGCTGTACGTGTGTTCGAGCTTCGCGGCGTTCTTCTTTGCGACGACGAAGCGGTGGGCGGAGTTCCGGCAGCTGGGGGCCGAAGCGGCGCGGCACCGGCCATCGCTGGCGGCCTACAACGCGGAGGTGCTGGAGCTGATGCTGGGGGTGAGCGCTGCCGGGGCGCTGCTCAGCTACTCGCTCTACACGATTGAATCGGCGCGGGTGCCGGAGGATGGTTCGATGGCGCTGACGATCCCGTTCGTGGTGTTCGCCCTGTTCCGGTTCCTGCTGCTGATGAGCGGGCCGCGGCAGGCGGATGCGCCGGACCGGGTGCTGTTCACGGACCCGCAGCTGCTGCTGGCGGTAGCGGGCTTTACGGCCACGGCGTTCGCGGTGCTGCTGGCGCACGGGTAG
- a CDS encoding iron-sulfur cluster assembly scaffold protein — protein MAGYSPLVREHFEHPRNAGVLDDPDGIGERSNPVCGDRMTVMIRVADGRVTEVRWQTRGCPAAIATSSFASELVRGWTLAQVRELTREAIAEAMGGLPRDKVHCSVLAADALKAAVADFERRQAAGS, from the coding sequence ATGGCAGGCTATTCGCCGCTGGTGCGCGAGCACTTCGAGCACCCGCGCAACGCGGGGGTCCTCGACGACCCCGACGGCATCGGGGAGCGGTCGAACCCGGTGTGCGGCGACCGGATGACGGTGATGATCCGCGTTGCGGACGGACGGGTGACGGAGGTGCGCTGGCAGACGCGCGGCTGCCCGGCGGCGATTGCGACGAGTTCGTTCGCGAGCGAGCTGGTGCGCGGCTGGACTCTGGCGCAGGTGCGGGAACTGACGCGGGAGGCGATTGCGGAGGCGATGGGCGGGCTCCCGCGCGACAAGGTGCACTGCAGCGTGCTGGCGGCCGATGCGCTGAAGGCGGCGGTCGCGGATTTCGAGCGGCGGCAGGCCGCGGGCAGCTGA
- a CDS encoding CAP domain-containing protein, whose product MAAGVRRSTLPLAAALLGALLAGLSMTVSAGQRADALTNCSVTHDALDSEEQAFLALINQYRAQNGLGPLTISTNLNRAAAWMVEDMATKGYFSHTDSLGRSPYQRAIDCGYPSGAGENLAAGSSWSTAQAAFEAWRNSPGHNQNMLTSFYQQIGIARYYRAGSPYGWYWATNFGATNDGTGGGGAGQPTATPTNTPTATPTSTSTPTPTNTPATPSPSPSPTSTPTPLPPTATPTPPGGTGGGGQWQPTATPTMPPLPPTATPTPRQASPTPTVTPTREATATPTPTPRQGNGGAPSLPLSPGANLIAWPGSPVSPAEVFGSNSQVAVVYEWDPATGTWKRYLPGMPAYLNTLGQLRPGAAYWVIAKGQAQVAVR is encoded by the coding sequence ATGGCTGCTGGGGTTCGACGTTCCACACTTCCGCTGGCGGCGGCGCTGCTCGGCGCGCTGCTGGCGGGGCTTTCGATGACGGTGAGCGCCGGGCAACGGGCGGACGCGCTGACCAACTGTTCGGTGACGCACGATGCGCTGGACAGCGAGGAGCAGGCGTTCCTCGCGCTGATCAACCAGTACCGTGCGCAAAACGGGCTGGGGCCGCTGACGATTTCGACCAACCTGAACCGGGCTGCGGCGTGGATGGTCGAGGACATGGCGACGAAGGGGTACTTCTCGCACACGGACAGTCTCGGGCGGTCGCCGTACCAGCGGGCGATCGACTGCGGGTATCCGTCGGGGGCGGGGGAGAACCTTGCGGCGGGGTCGAGCTGGTCGACGGCGCAGGCGGCATTCGAGGCGTGGCGGAATTCGCCGGGGCACAACCAGAACATGCTGACGTCGTTCTACCAGCAGATCGGGATTGCGCGGTACTACCGGGCGGGCTCGCCGTACGGGTGGTACTGGGCAACGAATTTCGGGGCGACAAACGACGGCACGGGCGGCGGCGGGGCGGGCCAGCCGACCGCCACGCCCACGAACACGCCGACGGCGACCCCGACGAGCACGAGTACGCCCACGCCTACGAACACCCCGGCGACGCCGTCGCCATCTCCGTCGCCGACGAGCACGCCGACGCCGCTGCCGCCAACGGCCACGCCGACGCCCCCGGGCGGGACGGGCGGAGGCGGGCAGTGGCAGCCGACGGCGACTCCGACGATGCCGCCGCTGCCGCCGACGGCCACGCCGACGCCGCGGCAGGCGAGCCCGACACCGACAGTCACGCCGACCCGCGAGGCGACGGCAACGCCGACGCCGACCCCGCGGCAGGGGAACGGGGGCGCGCCCTCGCTGCCGCTTTCGCCGGGGGCAAACCTGATCGCGTGGCCGGGGAGCCCGGTTTCGCCGGCGGAGGTGTTCGGGTCGAACAGCCAGGTCGCGGTGGTGTACGAATGGGACCCGGCAACGGGCACGTGGAAGCGGTATCTGCCGGGGATGCCGGCCTACCTGAACACGCTGGGGCAGCTTCGCCCGGGCGCCGCGTACTGGGTCATTGCGAAGGGCCAGGCGCAGGTAGCCGTGCGGTAG
- a CDS encoding TldD/PmbA family protein has protein sequence MTARAAEGISALDLARRAVQLARRAGAEQCDAIVVAGSESTVAVRLGEVEKLIEAGSLGLGLRVIIGGRTAVCSTSDLSPAALEQFAAETVELAAISAPDEFAGLPDPSLFGRPADAAALGLYDERIEALSADEKIRLALAAESAALAADPRITNTDGATLSTHVGEVALVNSLGFEGSYPATSISLAVEAIADDAEGKKRNGYWFSAERSLSRLGDPEEVGRTAARRAVDQLGARKPATTRVPVVFEPMMAVSLLRHLAGCATGDALYRGATFLAGREGQPLASTLVTIVDDPLLPGRFGTRPFDGEGVASRRNVLVESGTFRGFLFDCYTARRLGRATTGSASRSLESAPSPSASNLVLQPGTLTPAEILAGIPEGLYVTALMGAGFNPATGDYSRGAAGFWIENGQLAYPVTEVNISGNLASMLADIDAVGSDLAWFGSAAAPTLRIREMTVAGR, from the coding sequence GTGACCGCCCGCGCCGCTGAAGGCATCTCCGCGCTCGACCTTGCGCGCCGCGCCGTCCAGCTCGCCCGCCGGGCCGGCGCCGAGCAGTGCGACGCCATCGTCGTCGCCGGCAGCGAAAGCACCGTCGCCGTCCGCCTCGGCGAGGTCGAGAAGCTCATCGAGGCCGGCTCACTCGGGCTCGGCCTGCGCGTCATCATCGGCGGCCGCACCGCCGTCTGCTCCACCTCCGACCTCTCCCCCGCGGCCCTCGAGCAGTTCGCTGCCGAAACCGTCGAACTCGCCGCCATCAGCGCCCCCGACGAGTTCGCCGGCCTGCCCGACCCCTCCCTCTTCGGCCGCCCGGCCGATGCCGCCGCCCTCGGCCTCTACGATGAGCGCATCGAAGCCCTCTCCGCCGACGAGAAAATCCGCCTCGCCCTGGCCGCCGAGTCCGCCGCACTCGCCGCCGACCCCCGCATCACCAACACCGACGGCGCCACCCTCTCCACCCACGTCGGTGAGGTCGCGCTCGTCAACTCCCTCGGCTTCGAAGGGAGCTACCCGGCCACCTCCATCTCTCTCGCGGTCGAGGCCATCGCCGACGACGCCGAAGGCAAGAAGCGCAACGGTTACTGGTTCTCCGCCGAGCGCTCCCTCTCCCGCCTCGGTGACCCCGAGGAGGTCGGGCGGACCGCCGCCCGCCGCGCCGTCGACCAGCTCGGGGCCAGGAAACCGGCGACCACCCGCGTTCCCGTCGTCTTCGAGCCGATGATGGCCGTCTCGCTCCTCCGCCACCTCGCCGGCTGCGCCACCGGCGATGCCCTCTACCGCGGCGCCACCTTCCTCGCCGGGCGCGAAGGCCAGCCGCTCGCCTCCACCCTTGTCACCATCGTCGATGACCCGCTCCTCCCGGGCCGCTTCGGAACCCGCCCGTTCGACGGCGAAGGCGTCGCCAGCCGCCGCAACGTCCTCGTCGAGTCCGGGACCTTCCGCGGATTTCTCTTCGACTGCTACACCGCCCGCCGCCTCGGGCGGGCCACCACCGGCAGCGCGTCCCGCAGTCTCGAATCCGCGCCGTCGCCCTCGGCCTCAAACCTCGTGCTCCAGCCCGGCACGCTCACCCCTGCCGAAATCCTCGCCGGCATCCCGGAGGGGCTCTACGTCACTGCCCTGATGGGCGCCGGGTTCAACCCCGCCACTGGCGACTACTCCCGCGGGGCCGCCGGATTCTGGATCGAAAACGGTCAGCTCGCCTACCCCGTCACCGAGGTCAACATCTCCGGCAATCTGGCGTCCATGCTGGCCGATATCGACGCCGTGGGCAGCGACCTCGCCTGGTTCGGCTCAGCCGCTGCCCCCACGCTCCGCATCCGCGAAATGACCGTCGCCGGCCGCTGA
- a CDS encoding TldD/PmbA family protein gives MPDPAAAALQFFRERFAIDPAVTSSLLSVALSRGGDFAELYFEHRTNSAITWEDQQVKSATRTVSQGVGIRVVRGDAIGYAYTESFEFEAMRRAAETAARICAGERTPPPIDATPFLVGTSYYEFDHPLVAEPAAAKVALLERADRAARSYDPSIVRLDASIGDELKYILIARSDGKIVGDVQPLIRFNVSALSQRGESRQVARQGGGGRMGIEYFEQVTTPEALAREAARQAVLQQDAAEAPAGTLPVVLAAGDSGVLLHEAVGHGLEADFNRKGTSNYTGRIGQPVASPLVTVVDDGTIAASRGSINVDDEGNPTTRNVLIENGILRGYLHDEISARHFRVAPSGSGRRQSFKDYIMPRMTNTFMLPGEDTPEDIIRSVDRGIYAVSYSGGQVNISNGDFVFSVTEAYLIENGRITTPLKNVMLIGNGPDVLSKVTRVANDYRLSDGRWTCGKDGQSVPVGVGMPTVLVSGITVGGTRL, from the coding sequence ATGCCCGACCCCGCCGCAGCTGCGCTCCAGTTCTTCCGCGAGCGCTTCGCAATCGACCCCGCAGTCACCTCCTCGCTCCTCTCCGTCGCGCTCTCCCGTGGCGGCGACTTCGCCGAGCTGTACTTCGAACACCGCACCAACAGCGCCATCACCTGGGAAGACCAGCAGGTCAAGAGCGCTACTCGCACCGTCTCGCAGGGCGTCGGCATCCGCGTCGTCCGCGGCGACGCCATCGGCTACGCCTATACCGAATCCTTCGAATTCGAAGCCATGCGCCGTGCCGCAGAGACCGCGGCCCGCATTTGCGCCGGCGAGCGCACCCCGCCGCCCATCGACGCCACCCCCTTCCTGGTCGGCACCAGCTACTACGAGTTCGACCATCCCCTCGTCGCCGAACCGGCCGCCGCCAAGGTCGCCCTCCTCGAGCGTGCCGACCGCGCAGCCCGCAGCTACGACCCCAGCATCGTCCGCCTCGACGCGTCCATCGGCGACGAGCTGAAGTACATCCTTATCGCCCGCAGCGACGGCAAAATCGTCGGCGACGTCCAGCCGCTCATCCGCTTCAACGTCTCCGCCCTTTCCCAGCGCGGAGAAAGCCGCCAGGTCGCCCGCCAGGGCGGCGGCGGCCGCATGGGCATCGAATACTTCGAGCAGGTCACCACCCCCGAAGCCCTCGCCCGCGAGGCGGCCCGGCAGGCCGTCCTCCAGCAGGACGCCGCCGAGGCCCCCGCCGGCACGCTTCCCGTCGTCCTCGCCGCCGGTGATAGCGGCGTCCTCCTCCACGAAGCCGTCGGCCACGGCCTCGAAGCCGATTTCAACCGCAAAGGCACCAGCAACTACACCGGCCGCATCGGCCAGCCCGTCGCCAGCCCGCTCGTCACCGTCGTCGATGACGGCACCATCGCCGCCTCGCGCGGCTCCATCAACGTCGACGACGAAGGCAACCCCACCACTCGCAACGTCCTCATCGAGAACGGCATCCTCCGCGGCTACCTCCACGACGAAATCTCCGCCCGCCACTTCCGCGTCGCGCCATCCGGCTCCGGCCGCCGGCAGAGCTTCAAGGATTACATCATGCCCCGCATGACCAACACCTTCATGCTCCCCGGCGAGGATACCCCCGAAGACATCATCCGCAGCGTCGACCGCGGCATCTACGCCGTCTCCTACTCCGGCGGACAGGTCAATATCTCCAACGGCGACTTCGTCTTCTCCGTCACCGAGGCCTACCTGATTGAAAACGGCCGCATCACTACCCCGCTCAAAAACGTCATGCTGATCGGCAACGGCCCCGATGTCCTCTCCAAAGTCACCCGCGTCGCCAACGACTATCGCCTCTCCGACGGCCGCTGGACCTGCGGCAAGGATGGCCAGTCGGTCCCCGTCGGCGTCGGCATGCCGACGGTCCTCGTCTCCGGCATCACCGTCGGGGGCACCAGGCTGTGA
- a CDS encoding MFS transporter, with protein sequence MASPALPAAERRPRAGGLTAPGRPLASLRHRDFRVLLASTMALQVGSWVQTIGQGWLVVHDLGGSATNLAVVALLRGAFLVLVSPFGGVIAGRQERRRLLMLYTAVSAVIAVLLAALVSTGRIELWMVYVLAALAGIVEALAGPIRSLLVFDSVGPDEMTNAVALNALGGNAMRVIGPAIGGALIGLIGTEGTFEVQAGCLVVSLVLTARLRRFEPELAEAKENAFVSVARGIAYVVRDRRMALIVGMAVLPSVLVYPYVSFLPLFAKDVLHEGAEAYGFLAGAVGLGSLAGGAIVAATSNRQRLGPPMMWSCLLYCLSVASFTFMRELWLAVGALVVAGVFHSIYAAFNASLMQMKAAPEFRSRVVALQTMTWGMTPFAGLLMGAMIDRWGAPHTVFWWMMAAAALTLALTLGSRELRRV encoded by the coding sequence TTGGCGTCCCCTGCGCTCCCTGCAGCCGAACGGAGGCCCCGTGCGGGCGGGCTGACCGCGCCCGGGCGGCCGCTGGCATCGCTGCGGCACCGGGACTTCCGGGTGCTGCTGGCTTCGACGATGGCGCTCCAGGTCGGGTCGTGGGTGCAGACGATCGGCCAGGGCTGGCTGGTGGTGCACGACCTGGGCGGGTCGGCGACGAACCTGGCGGTTGTGGCGCTGCTGCGGGGGGCGTTCCTGGTGCTGGTTTCGCCGTTCGGGGGCGTCATCGCGGGGCGGCAGGAGCGGCGGCGGCTGCTGATGCTCTATACGGCGGTGAGCGCGGTCATCGCGGTGCTGCTGGCAGCGCTGGTTTCGACGGGACGGATCGAGCTGTGGATGGTCTACGTGCTGGCGGCGCTGGCGGGGATTGTGGAGGCGCTCGCGGGCCCGATCCGGAGCCTGCTGGTGTTCGATTCGGTCGGACCCGACGAGATGACGAATGCGGTGGCGCTCAATGCGCTCGGCGGGAACGCGATGCGGGTGATCGGGCCGGCGATCGGCGGGGCGCTCATCGGTCTGATCGGCACGGAGGGGACGTTCGAGGTGCAGGCGGGTTGCCTCGTGGTATCGCTGGTGCTGACGGCGCGGCTGCGGCGGTTCGAGCCGGAGCTGGCGGAGGCGAAGGAGAACGCCTTTGTGAGCGTGGCGCGGGGGATTGCGTACGTGGTGCGCGACCGGCGGATGGCGCTGATTGTGGGCATGGCGGTGCTCCCGAGCGTGCTGGTCTACCCGTATGTCAGCTTCCTGCCGCTGTTCGCGAAGGACGTGCTGCACGAGGGAGCTGAGGCGTACGGGTTCCTTGCGGGAGCGGTCGGGCTGGGGTCGCTGGCAGGGGGCGCGATTGTGGCGGCAACCTCGAACCGGCAGCGGCTCGGTCCCCCGATGATGTGGTCGTGCCTGCTGTACTGCCTCTCGGTGGCCTCGTTCACGTTCATGCGGGAGCTGTGGCTGGCGGTAGGGGCGCTCGTGGTGGCGGGGGTATTCCACAGCATCTACGCAGCGTTCAACGCCTCGCTCATGCAGATGAAGGCGGCGCCGGAGTTCCGGTCGCGGGTGGTGGCGCTGCAGACGATGACCTGGGGGATGACACCGTTCGCCGGGCTGCTGATGGGCGCGATGATCGACCGCTGGGGTGCGCCCCACACGGTGTTCTGGTGGATGATGGCGGCTGCCGCGCTCACGCTTGCGCTGACCCTGGGGAGCCGGGAGCTCCGGAGGGTATAG
- a CDS encoding 3'-5' exonuclease: MEALHSLLGLGLRRLDAEGRLTGEPAGQELLEGVTALFVVDLEMSGPNPQVHEILDIGGVRAALVPGLPEEEAWSARVRPRRIGNAVPAALKVVGYSPKAWKTALELEAAMDRFAAVGRDAVIAGWGMAQDLAFLAEAFRALGSPWPFALAALDVQVIARALLRGNGEVDRFNLGHVADRLGIGRMGEHGALADAYATYDVLVKLVERVARLTAERER; the protein is encoded by the coding sequence GTGGAGGCGCTCCATTCGCTCCTTGGGCTCGGGCTGCGGCGGCTTGACGCGGAGGGACGGCTGACCGGCGAGCCGGCCGGGCAGGAGCTGCTCGAGGGGGTAACGGCCCTGTTCGTGGTCGACCTCGAGATGTCGGGGCCGAACCCGCAGGTGCACGAAATCCTCGACATCGGGGGCGTGCGGGCCGCGCTTGTGCCGGGGCTGCCCGAGGAGGAGGCATGGAGCGCGCGGGTGCGCCCGCGGCGGATCGGAAATGCGGTGCCCGCGGCGCTGAAGGTGGTGGGGTATTCACCGAAGGCGTGGAAGACCGCGCTCGAGCTGGAGGCGGCGATGGACCGGTTCGCGGCTGTTGGGCGCGACGCGGTGATTGCGGGGTGGGGGATGGCGCAGGACCTCGCCTTCCTCGCGGAGGCGTTCCGTGCGCTGGGGTCTCCGTGGCCGTTCGCGCTGGCGGCACTGGATGTGCAGGTGATTGCGCGGGCGCTGCTCCGCGGCAACGGCGAAGTCGACCGGTTCAACCTCGGGCATGTGGCGGACCGGCTGGGCATCGGCCGGATGGGGGAGCACGGGGCGCTGGCGGATGCGTACGCGACGTACGACGTGCTGGTGAAGCTGGTGGAACGGGTCGCCCGGCTGACGGCCGAGAGGGAACGCTAA
- a CDS encoding riboflavin synthase, producing MFTGIIEEVGEVVEAGEGTLRIRAPLILQDTKLGDSIAINGVDLTVAEIAGDTFFANLMPETYRRSNLGELRPGDRVNLERSCRPTDRLSGHIVRGVVEGTGTIESFMPEGDAVIVRIRAPRELLKYMVVKGPVCIDGISLTIIAKDAESFSVSLVQYTQEHTNLVGRKPGDRVNLETDILARYVDALLEARAQEAGQ from the coding sequence ATGTTCACGGGAATCATCGAAGAGGTTGGCGAGGTGGTGGAGGCGGGCGAGGGGACGCTGCGCATCCGCGCACCGCTCATCCTGCAGGACACGAAGCTCGGCGACTCGATTGCCATCAACGGGGTGGACCTGACGGTGGCGGAGATCGCCGGGGACACGTTCTTCGCGAACCTGATGCCGGAGACGTACCGTCGGAGCAACCTCGGTGAGCTGCGGCCCGGGGACCGGGTGAACCTGGAGCGGTCGTGCCGCCCGACCGACCGTCTGAGCGGGCACATTGTCCGCGGGGTGGTGGAGGGAACCGGGACGATCGAATCGTTCATGCCGGAGGGGGATGCCGTGATCGTACGGATCCGGGCGCCCAGGGAGCTGCTGAAGTACATGGTGGTGAAGGGGCCGGTGTGCATCGACGGCATCAGCCTGACCATCATCGCGAAGGACGCGGAAAGCTTTTCGGTCTCGCTGGTGCAGTACACGCAGGAGCACACGAACCTGGTCGGCCGGAAGCCTGGCGACCGGGTGAACCTGGAGACGGACATCCTGGCGCGGTACGTTGACGCGCTGCTCGAGGCGCGAGCACAGGAGGCGGGGCAATGA
- a CDS encoding bifunctional 3,4-dihydroxy-2-butanone-4-phosphate synthase/GTP cyclohydrolase II, with protein sequence MTERDPVMATVPEAIEEYRRGKFVIITDDEDRENEGDLCIAAQFVTPEHINFMAKYGRGLICCSLTEERCDQLQLPLMVDPRSNTSGFGTPFTVSVEARTGVTTGISAADRARTVQVLIDPATKPEDLARPGHMFPLRARKGGVLVRAGQTEASVDLAKLAGLYPAAVICEIMKMDGQMARMPDLKRFARRHGLRIVTVNDIIRYRLRTERLVTRVAETRLPTPYGEMMILGYKAEGQPDEHVALVKGEIDPDRPTLVRVHDQCVTGDVFGSLRCDCGEQKEKALRMIAEEGGVFLYMRQEGRGIGLHNKLRTYELQERGLDTVDANLALGFPADRRDYGIGMQILRDIGVSKMRLITNNPAKRAGLEAYGLEVVERVPIVTTPNPHNIRYLETKRQRMGHLLDGLESLVVEGGS encoded by the coding sequence ATGACGGAGCGCGACCCGGTGATGGCGACGGTGCCGGAGGCGATCGAGGAGTACCGGCGCGGGAAGTTCGTCATCATCACCGACGACGAAGACCGGGAGAACGAAGGGGACCTGTGCATTGCGGCGCAGTTCGTGACGCCGGAGCACATCAACTTCATGGCGAAGTACGGGCGGGGGCTCATCTGCTGCTCACTGACGGAGGAGCGGTGCGACCAGCTTCAGCTCCCGCTGATGGTGGACCCGCGCTCGAATACCTCCGGCTTTGGGACGCCGTTCACGGTTTCGGTCGAGGCGCGGACCGGGGTGACAACGGGCATCAGCGCGGCCGACCGGGCGCGGACGGTGCAGGTGCTGATCGACCCGGCGACCAAGCCTGAGGACCTTGCGCGGCCGGGGCATATGTTCCCGCTGCGCGCGCGGAAGGGCGGGGTGCTGGTGCGCGCGGGCCAGACGGAGGCGAGCGTCGATCTCGCGAAGCTGGCGGGGCTGTACCCGGCAGCGGTCATCTGCGAAATCATGAAGATGGACGGGCAGATGGCGCGGATGCCGGACCTCAAGCGGTTCGCGCGTCGGCACGGCCTGCGGATCGTCACGGTGAACGACATCATCCGGTATCGGCTGCGGACAGAGCGGCTGGTGACGCGGGTCGCGGAAACGCGGCTCCCGACGCCGTACGGGGAGATGATGATCCTCGGGTACAAGGCGGAGGGGCAGCCAGACGAGCACGTCGCGCTGGTCAAGGGGGAGATTGACCCGGACCGGCCGACGCTGGTGCGGGTGCACGACCAGTGCGTGACAGGGGATGTGTTCGGGTCGCTGCGGTGCGACTGCGGGGAGCAGAAGGAGAAGGCGCTGCGGATGATCGCCGAGGAGGGCGGCGTCTTCCTGTACATGCGGCAGGAGGGCCGCGGGATCGGGCTGCACAACAAGCTGCGGACCTATGAGCTGCAGGAGCGGGGGCTGGATACGGTTGACGCCAACCTTGCGCTGGGCTTCCCGGCCGACCGGCGGGATTATGGCATCGGGATGCAGATCCTGCGGGATATCGGCGTGAGCAAGATGCGGCTCATCACGAACAACCCGGCGAAGCGGGCGGGGCTGGAGGCGTACGGGCTCGAAGTGGTCGAGCGGGTGCCGATTGTGACGACGCCCAACCCGCACAACATCCGTTACCTGGAGACGAAGCGGCAGCGGATGGGGCACCTGCTGGACGGGCTGGAGTCGCTGGTTGTCGAGGGCGGCTCGTGA
- the ribH gene encoding 6,7-dimethyl-8-ribityllumazine synthase has product MSRVLEGALDGAGLRVCVVVSRWNEFVTRRLLEGAEKVLRERGVADSDVTVAWVPGAFELPTAAKWAAASGQFDAVVCLGAVIRGETAHFEYVAGGAAEGIQRVAVETTVPVIFGVLTVDTVEQALSRAGGKDGHKGEEAALAAIEMANLRRQLL; this is encoded by the coding sequence GTGAGCCGGGTGCTGGAAGGGGCGCTCGACGGGGCCGGGCTGCGCGTCTGCGTGGTGGTTTCGCGGTGGAACGAGTTCGTGACCCGGCGGCTGCTCGAGGGCGCGGAGAAGGTGCTGCGCGAGCGGGGCGTCGCCGATTCGGATGTCACGGTGGCGTGGGTGCCGGGGGCATTCGAGCTGCCGACCGCGGCGAAGTGGGCGGCGGCGTCGGGGCAGTTCGACGCCGTGGTCTGCCTTGGGGCGGTGATCCGCGGCGAGACGGCGCACTTCGAATATGTCGCAGGCGGGGCCGCGGAGGGGATTCAGCGTGTGGCGGTGGAGACGACGGTACCGGTGATCTTCGGGGTGCTGACGGTCGACACGGTGGAGCAGGCGCTGTCGCGGGCAGGCGGCAAGGACGGGCACAAGGGCGAGGAGGCGGCGCTTGCGGCCATCGAGATGGCGAACCTGCGGCGGCAGTTGTTGTAG